A region from the Arvicola amphibius chromosome 12, mArvAmp1.2, whole genome shotgun sequence genome encodes:
- the Rgs8 gene encoding regulator of G-protein signaling 8 isoform X2 encodes MAALLMPRRNKGMRTRLGCLSHKSDSCSDFTAILPDKPNRALKRLSTEEATRWADSFDVLLSHKYGVAAFRAFLKTEFSEENLEFWLACEEFKKTRSTAKLVSKAHRIFEEFVDVQAPREVNIDFQTREATRKNMQEPSLTCFDQAQGKVHSLMEKDSYPRFLRSKMYLDLLSQSQRRLS; translated from the exons ATGGCTGCCTTACTGATGCCACGCAG GAACAAAGGCATGAGGACTCGACTGGGGTGCCTGTCACACAAATCGGACTCTTGCAGCGACTTCACAGCCATTCTTCCCGACAAACCCAACCGTGCTCTCAA GAGACTCTCCACAGAAGAAGCGACGAGGTGGGCAGATTCCTTCGATGTGCTTCTCTCTCATAAGT ATGGGGTGGCGGCCTTCCGTGCCTTCTTGAAGACAGAGTTCAGCGAGGAGAACCTGGAGTTCTGGCTGGCCTGCGAGGAGTTCAAGAAGACCAGGTCGACTGCAAAGCTGGTCTCCAAGGCCCACAGGATCTTTGAGGAGTTCGTGGATGTGCAGGCCCCACGGGAG GTGAATATTGATTTCCAGACCCGAGAAGCGACAAGGAAGAACATGCAGGAACCATCCCTGACTTGTTTTGACCAAGCGCAGGGCAAAGTACACAGCCTCATGGAGAAAGACTCTTACCCCAGGTTCCTGAGGTCCAAAATGTACTTAGATCTGCTGTCCCAAAGCCAGAGAAGGCTCAGTTAG
- the Rgs8 gene encoding regulator of G-protein signaling 8 isoform X1 produces the protein MAHVFSLVWTWLRAENEQCLSPWPEEQYRLTCRLGARPALHQWTAEFVRSDRAYPLLSLRRDFKHFILILHAGPWTRSTACSEDGVAAFRAFLKTEFSEENLEFWLACEEFKKTRSTAKLVSKAHRIFEEFVDVQAPREVNIDFQTREATRKNMQEPSLTCFDQAQGKVHSLMEKDSYPRFLRSKMYLDLLSQSQRRLS, from the exons ATGGCCCATGTTTTCTCTCTGGTGTGGACTTGGCTTAGGGCAGAGAATGAACAGTGCCTCTCACCTTGGCCTGAAGAGCAATACAGGCTTACCTGCAGACTTGGAGCTCGGCCAGCTCTGCATCAGTGGACGGCAGAGTTTGTCAGAAGTGACCGAGCATACCCACTACTGTCGTTACGACGGGATTTTAAACACTTCATTCTGATACTTCACGCTGGTCCTTGGACAAGAAGCACGGCTTGCTCTGAGG ATGGGGTGGCGGCCTTCCGTGCCTTCTTGAAGACAGAGTTCAGCGAGGAGAACCTGGAGTTCTGGCTGGCCTGCGAGGAGTTCAAGAAGACCAGGTCGACTGCAAAGCTGGTCTCCAAGGCCCACAGGATCTTTGAGGAGTTCGTGGATGTGCAGGCCCCACGGGAG GTGAATATTGATTTCCAGACCCGAGAAGCGACAAGGAAGAACATGCAGGAACCATCCCTGACTTGTTTTGACCAAGCGCAGGGCAAAGTACACAGCCTCATGGAGAAAGACTCTTACCCCAGGTTCCTGAGGTCCAAAATGTACTTAGATCTGCTGTCCCAAAGCCAGAGAAGGCTCAGTTAG